The following are from one region of the Pseudomonas putida genome:
- the waaC gene encoding lipopolysaccharide heptosyltransferase I yields the protein MRVLIIKTSSLGDVIHTLPALTDAAHAIPGIRFDWVVEEGFAEIPGWHPAVDQVIPVAIRRWRKNLWQTIKSGEWKAFKQRVRERKYDLVIDAQGLVKSAWLTRYVKAPVAGLDRYSAREGWASRFYDRRLSVATGQHAVERVRQLFAMALAYDLPEGIGNYGLDLERLQLPPAAPYVVFLHGTTWATKHWPEAYWRELAERMGRRKLEVRLPWGNPAEKARAERIAQGLNNCQVLPKLNLAGVARVLAAAKACVAVDTGLGHLAAALDVPTISLFGPTNPGLTGAYGRTQIHQASDWPCAPCLQKKCTYKPSADDLRRFDLKREWPLCFTRLNPEHVASRLSALLLAEDVR from the coding sequence GTGCGGGTACTGATCATCAAGACTTCGTCGCTGGGGGATGTGATCCACACCTTGCCGGCGCTTACCGATGCGGCCCACGCCATCCCGGGCATCCGCTTCGACTGGGTGGTGGAAGAAGGCTTCGCTGAAATCCCCGGCTGGCATCCGGCAGTCGACCAGGTGATCCCGGTGGCCATCCGCCGCTGGCGCAAGAACCTCTGGCAAACCATCAAGAGCGGCGAGTGGAAGGCGTTCAAGCAACGGGTACGCGAGCGCAAGTACGATCTGGTGATCGACGCCCAGGGCCTGGTCAAGTCGGCCTGGCTGACCCGCTATGTGAAGGCGCCGGTGGCTGGCCTGGACCGTTACTCGGCCCGCGAAGGCTGGGCCAGCCGCTTCTATGACCGGCGCCTGTCGGTTGCAACCGGCCAGCACGCGGTGGAGCGGGTGCGCCAGCTGTTCGCCATGGCCCTGGCCTATGACCTGCCGGAAGGCATCGGCAACTACGGCCTCGACCTCGAGCGCCTGCAACTGCCGCCGGCCGCCCCTTATGTGGTGTTCCTGCATGGCACCACCTGGGCGACCAAGCACTGGCCCGAAGCCTACTGGCGCGAACTGGCCGAGCGCATGGGCCGGCGCAAGCTTGAGGTGCGCCTGCCGTGGGGCAATCCGGCCGAGAAGGCACGGGCCGAGCGCATCGCCCAGGGGTTGAACAACTGCCAGGTACTCCCCAAATTGAACCTTGCCGGCGTTGCCCGCGTGTTGGCGGCGGCAAAAGCCTGCGTGGCGGTCGATACCGGCCTCGGCCACCTGGCGGCGGCACTCGATGTGCCCACCATTTCGCTGTTCGGCCCGACCAACCCGGGCCTGACCGGCGCCTACGGACGGACCCAGATTCACCAGGCCAGTGACTGGCCCTGCGCGCCCTGCCTGCAGAAGAAGTGCACCTACAAACCGAGCGCCGACGACCTGCGCCGGTTCGATCTGAAACGCGAGTGGCCGCTGTGCTTCACTCGCCTGAATCCCGAGCATGTGGCGAGCCGCTTGAGCGCGTTGCTGCTGGCTGAGGATGTCCGTTGA
- the glnE gene encoding bifunctional [glutamate--ammonia ligase]-adenylyl-L-tyrosine phosphorylase/[glutamate--ammonia-ligase] adenylyltransferase: MRLPLPSDLPATLQPLVARNQQFISDAVAAHPELDLQAWSPLHRQQFDQVAAASDFVLGLARREPAMLFGLLASGELDRRYAAGELRGHVAAAAKAAQSEDELARNLRRERNRQQLRIIWRDVTRQAALGETCRDLSDLADAAIDEAYQWLYPRHCQQFGTPVGNRSGQPQHMVVLGMGKLGAVELNLSSDIDLIFAFPEGGETEGVKRSLDNQEFFTRLGQRLIKALDPVTVDGFVFRVDMRLRPYGSAGALVLSFNALEQYYQDQGRDWERYAMIKARVVAGDQAAGAQLQEMLRPFVYRRYLDFSAIEALRTMKQLIQQEVRRKGMADNIKLGAGGIREVEFIAQAFQLIHGGRDLSLQQRPLLKVLATLEGQGYLPPAVVAELREGYEFLRYTEHAIQAIADRQTQMLPDSETDQARVAYMLGYADWQSFHDQLTHWRGRIDWHFRQVIADPDDEDGEGELVVGGEWSPLWEQAQDEEAAGRQLQEAGFQQPAEALRRLAALRSSPQLRSMQRIGRERLDAFIPRLLAQAVEHDNPDLVLERVLPLVEAVARRSAYLVLLTENPGALRRLLTLCAASPWIAEQIARYPLLLDELLNEGRLFSPPLAPELASELRERLTRIPEDDLEQQMEALRHFKLAHSLRVAASEISGNLPLMKVSDYLTWLAEAILDQVLALAWRQTVARHGQPKRSDGSLCDPGFIIIGYGKVGGLELGHGSDLDLVFIHDGDPQAETDGAKPIDSAQFFTRLGQRIIHLLATQTNSGQLYDVDMRLRPSGASGLLVSSLGAFERYQQNEAWTWEHQALVRARVLVGCQQVGAAFEGVRAKVLGQARDLEKLRSEVSEMRAKMRDNLGTKATAAGTAANAFDAGVPFDIKQDAGGIVDIEFMVQYAALAWSHDHPAILRWTDNIRILEELEQAGLMPASDAVLLREVYKAFRSASHRQALQKQAGVIDAAQFADERREVRRIWGELGLT; the protein is encoded by the coding sequence ATGCGCCTACCTTTGCCGTCCGATCTGCCCGCTACCCTGCAACCACTGGTCGCGCGCAACCAGCAATTCATCAGCGATGCCGTGGCTGCCCACCCGGAGCTCGACCTGCAGGCCTGGAGCCCGCTGCACCGGCAGCAGTTCGACCAGGTGGCCGCCGCCAGCGACTTCGTGCTCGGCCTGGCCCGGCGCGAGCCGGCCATGTTGTTCGGCCTGCTGGCCAGTGGCGAGCTGGACCGGCGTTATGCCGCGGGTGAACTGCGCGGCCACGTCGCAGCCGCCGCCAAGGCGGCGCAGAGCGAGGACGAGCTGGCACGCAACCTGCGCCGCGAGCGCAACCGCCAACAGCTGCGCATCATCTGGCGCGACGTCACTCGCCAGGCCGCGCTGGGCGAAACCTGCCGCGACCTGTCCGACCTGGCCGATGCCGCCATCGACGAAGCCTACCAATGGCTGTACCCGCGCCATTGCCAGCAGTTCGGCACGCCTGTCGGCAACCGCAGTGGCCAGCCGCAGCACATGGTGGTGTTGGGCATGGGCAAGCTGGGCGCGGTGGAACTGAACCTGTCGTCGGACATCGACCTGATCTTCGCCTTCCCTGAAGGCGGCGAAACCGAAGGGGTGAAGCGCTCGCTGGACAACCAGGAGTTCTTCACCCGCCTGGGCCAGCGCCTGATCAAGGCGTTGGACCCGGTTACCGTCGACGGCTTCGTGTTCCGCGTCGACATGCGCCTGCGCCCCTACGGTTCGGCCGGCGCGCTGGTGCTCAGCTTCAATGCGCTGGAGCAGTACTACCAGGACCAGGGCCGCGACTGGGAACGCTACGCGATGATCAAGGCGCGGGTGGTGGCCGGCGACCAGGCAGCCGGCGCGCAGTTGCAGGAGATGCTGCGGCCGTTCGTGTACCGCCGCTACCTGGACTTTTCCGCAATCGAAGCGCTGCGCACCATGAAGCAGCTGATCCAGCAGGAAGTGCGGCGCAAGGGCATGGCCGACAACATCAAGCTGGGTGCCGGGGGCATTCGCGAGGTGGAATTCATCGCCCAGGCCTTCCAGTTGATCCACGGCGGGCGCGACCTCAGCCTGCAACAGCGGCCGCTGCTGAAAGTACTGGCCACCCTCGAGGGCCAGGGTTATCTGCCGCCGGCGGTGGTCGCCGAGCTGCGCGAGGGTTATGAATTCCTGCGCTATACCGAGCACGCCATCCAGGCCATTGCCGACCGTCAGACGCAGATGCTGCCGGACAGCGAGACCGATCAGGCGCGGGTGGCTTACATGCTCGGTTATGCTGACTGGCAAAGCTTCCATGACCAGCTGACGCACTGGCGTGGCCGCATTGACTGGCACTTCCGCCAGGTGATCGCCGATCCGGATGATGAAGACGGCGAGGGCGAACTGGTGGTGGGTGGCGAATGGTCGCCGTTGTGGGAGCAGGCGCAGGATGAAGAGGCCGCTGGCCGTCAGCTGCAAGAGGCCGGTTTCCAGCAGCCCGCCGAAGCTCTGCGGCGCCTGGCCGCGCTGCGCTCGAGCCCGCAGCTGCGTTCGATGCAGCGGATTGGCCGTGAGCGCCTGGACGCTTTCATCCCGCGGTTGCTGGCCCAGGCTGTGGAGCATGACAATCCCGATCTGGTGCTTGAGCGCGTGCTGCCGCTGGTCGAGGCCGTGGCACGGCGTTCTGCCTACCTGGTGTTGCTCACCGAAAACCCCGGCGCCTTGCGCCGCCTGCTGACCCTGTGCGCCGCCAGCCCGTGGATTGCCGAGCAGATTGCCCGCTACCCGCTGCTGCTCGACGAACTGCTCAATGAAGGCCGTCTGTTCAGCCCGCCACTGGCGCCAGAGCTGGCCAGCGAGCTGCGCGAACGGCTGACGCGCATTCCCGAGGACGACCTGGAACAACAGATGGAGGCGCTGCGCCACTTCAAGCTGGCCCACAGCCTGCGCGTGGCCGCTTCGGAAATCAGCGGCAACCTGCCACTGATGAAAGTCAGCGACTATTTGACCTGGCTGGCCGAAGCCATTCTCGACCAGGTACTGGCCCTGGCCTGGCGCCAGACCGTGGCCCGCCATGGCCAGCCCAAGCGCAGCGACGGCAGCCTGTGCGACCCGGGCTTCATCATCATCGGCTACGGCAAGGTGGGTGGCCTGGAACTGGGCCACGGCTCGGACCTGGACCTGGTATTCATCCACGACGGCGACCCGCAGGCGGAAACCGACGGCGCCAAGCCCATCGACAGTGCGCAGTTCTTCACCCGCCTGGGCCAGCGCATCATTCACCTGCTGGCCACCCAGACCAACTCTGGCCAGCTGTATGACGTGGACATGCGCCTGCGCCCGTCGGGGGCCTCGGGCCTGCTGGTGAGTTCGCTGGGCGCGTTCGAGCGCTACCAGCAGAACGAAGCCTGGACCTGGGAGCACCAGGCCCTGGTGCGGGCCCGCGTACTGGTGGGCTGCCAGCAGGTGGGGGCGGCATTCGAAGGCGTGCGTGCCAAGGTGCTGGGCCAGGCCCGCGACCTGGAAAAACTGCGTAGCGAAGTGAGCGAAATGCGCGCCAAGATGCGCGACAACCTTGGCACCAAGGCCACCGCTGCCGGTACGGCGGCCAACGCCTTCGATGCCGGTGTGCCGTTCGATATCAAGCAGGATGCCGGCGGTATCGTCGATATCGAATTTATGGTGCAATACGCTGCTTTGGCCTGGTCCCACGACCACCCGGCCATACTCCGATGGACCGATAACATCCGCATTCTGGAAGAGCTGGAGCAGGCAGGTTTGATGCCGGCCAGTGACGCGGTGCTGTTGCGTGAAGTGTACAAGGCGTTCCGCTCGGCTTCGCACCGCCAGGCCCTGCAAAAGCAGGCCGGGGTGATCGATGCGGCGCAGTTTGCCGATGAACGCCGTGAGGTGCGGCGGATCTGGGGTGAGTTGGGCCTGACTTGA
- the waaF gene encoding lipopolysaccharide heptosyltransferase II — translation MRILIIGPSWVGDMVMAQTLFQCLKQQHPDCVIDVLAPEWSRPILERMPEVRQALSFPLGHGALELATRRRIGKSLAGQYDQAILLPNSLKSALVPFFAGIPKRTGWRGEMRFGLLNDVRKLDKARYPLMIERFMALAYEPGRELPQPYPRPSLQIEAQSRDAALAKFGLELDRPVLALCPGAEFGEAKRWPAEHYASVADAMIRQGWQVWLFGSKNDHPVGEQIRDRLIPGLREESSNLAGETSLAEAIDLMSCADAVVSNDSGLMHVAAALNRPLVAVYGSTSPGFTPPLAEHVEVVRTGIECSPCFDRTCRFGHYNCLRLLEPGKVIAALHGLSGPDLIDTVAEVD, via the coding sequence ATGAGAATACTGATCATTGGCCCCAGCTGGGTCGGCGACATGGTGATGGCGCAGACCTTGTTCCAGTGCCTGAAACAGCAGCACCCCGACTGCGTGATCGATGTGCTGGCCCCCGAGTGGAGCCGGCCGATCCTCGAACGCATGCCCGAGGTCCGTCAGGCCCTGAGCTTCCCGCTCGGCCACGGCGCGCTGGAACTGGCCACGCGGCGACGCATCGGCAAGTCCCTGGCCGGCCAGTACGACCAGGCCATCCTGCTGCCCAACTCGCTGAAGTCGGCGCTGGTGCCGTTCTTCGCCGGTATCCCCAAGCGCACCGGCTGGCGCGGCGAAATGCGCTTCGGCCTGCTCAACGATGTGCGCAAGCTGGACAAGGCCCGCTACCCGCTGATGATCGAGCGCTTCATGGCCCTGGCCTATGAGCCGGGCCGCGAGCTGCCGCAGCCGTACCCGCGCCCCAGCCTGCAGATCGAAGCGCAAAGCCGCGACGCCGCCCTGGCCAAGTTCGGCCTGGAGCTGGACCGCCCGGTGCTGGCGCTGTGCCCCGGTGCCGAATTTGGCGAGGCCAAGCGCTGGCCGGCCGAGCATTACGCCAGCGTGGCCGATGCGATGATCCGCCAGGGCTGGCAGGTTTGGCTGTTCGGCTCGAAGAACGATCACCCGGTCGGCGAGCAGATCCGCGACCGGCTGATCCCGGGGCTGCGTGAAGAATCGTCCAACCTGGCCGGGGAAACCTCGCTGGCCGAAGCCATCGATCTGATGTCCTGTGCCGATGCAGTGGTGTCCAATGACTCCGGCCTGATGCACGTGGCTGCAGCCCTGAACCGCCCACTGGTGGCCGTTTACGGCTCGACTTCGCCGGGCTTCACTCCGCCGCTGGCCGAGCACGTCGAAGTGGTGCGCACCGGCATCGAGTGCAGCCCGTGCTTTGACCGCACCTGCCGCTTCGGCCACTACAACTGCCTGCGCCTGCTGGAACCGGGCAAGGTCATTGCCGCCCTGCACGGCCTGAGCGGGCCAGACCTGATCGATACCGTGGCCGAGGTCGACTAA
- a CDS encoding glycosyltransferase family 4 protein, with the protein MQLAFVLYKYFPFGGLQRDFMRIALECQKRGHQIRVYTLIWEGDIPPGFEVLVAPVKAIFNHRRNEKLSAWMAADLAKRPVDRLIGFNKMPGLDVYYAADGCFEDKAQTLRGGLYRRWGRYRHFAEYERAVFAKDAHTEVLMISEVQQPLFIKHYGTPAERFHLLPPGISQDRRAPANAGEIRAEFRKEFNLGDDDLLLVQIGSGFKTKGVDRSLKALAALPSALRKRTKLMVIGQDDPKVFQLQSATLGLGEQVQFLKGRSDIPRFLLGADLLIHPAYNENTGTVLLEALVAGLPVLVSKVCGYAHYIAEADSGLVLDEPFEQEQLNGYLQRMLEDQQARATWSRNGLAFAETADLYSMPQHAADVILGQESA; encoded by the coding sequence ATGCAACTGGCTTTCGTGCTTTATAAATATTTCCCCTTCGGCGGGCTGCAGCGCGACTTCATGCGCATTGCCCTGGAATGCCAGAAGCGGGGCCACCAGATTCGCGTGTACACGCTGATCTGGGAGGGTGACATTCCGCCGGGCTTCGAAGTGCTGGTGGCGCCGGTGAAGGCGATTTTCAACCACCGCCGCAACGAGAAGCTCAGCGCCTGGATGGCCGCCGACCTGGCCAAGCGCCCGGTCGACCGCCTGATCGGCTTCAACAAGATGCCTGGGCTGGACGTGTACTACGCCGCCGATGGCTGCTTCGAGGACAAGGCGCAGACCCTGCGTGGCGGCCTGTACCGCCGCTGGGGCCGCTACCGGCACTTTGCCGAGTACGAGCGTGCGGTGTTCGCCAAGGACGCCCACACCGAAGTACTGATGATTTCCGAAGTGCAGCAGCCGCTGTTCATCAAGCACTACGGCACCCCGGCGGAGCGTTTTCACCTTTTGCCGCCGGGCATTTCCCAGGACCGCCGCGCGCCGGCCAATGCCGGCGAAATCCGCGCCGAGTTCCGCAAGGAATTCAACCTGGGCGATGACGACCTGCTGCTGGTGCAGATTGGCTCGGGCTTCAAGACCAAGGGCGTCGACCGTAGCCTCAAGGCCCTGGCCGCACTGCCGTCTGCCTTGCGCAAGCGAACGAAGCTGATGGTGATCGGCCAGGACGACCCCAAGGTGTTCCAGTTGCAAAGCGCTACCTTGGGCCTGGGCGAGCAGGTGCAGTTCCTCAAGGGCCGCAGCGACATCCCGCGCTTCCTGCTGGGCGCCGACCTGCTGATCCACCCGGCGTACAACGAGAACACCGGCACGGTGCTGCTCGAAGCGCTGGTGGCTGGCCTGCCGGTGCTGGTCTCCAAGGTGTGCGGCTACGCCCACTACATTGCCGAGGCCGACAGCGGCCTGGTGCTGGACGAGCCGTTCGAGCAGGAACAGCTCAACGGCTACCTGCAGCGCATGCTCGAAGACCAGCAGGCCCGCGCCACCTGGTCGCGCAACGGCCTGGCGT